A window from Fibrobacter sp. UWB11 encodes these proteins:
- a CDS encoding EAL domain-containing protein yields MEKSEIPIAVYQFVDGYIKTVLVSEGLVRWLPPGCTRENLISLLDTDMYRDVHREDVVLVATKAKEFAKAKNCHYDVVYRQKLYGKEEFRTLHAVGYHDQFDDGNDYVVVVYDDVTAALESNRGNRLIFDDSLVEYLNTDKVNPYVILDAKTHEIYMVSASVERILKPVKAFDSGILFEEYFFNAGESSLITVDDILEKGEAIVQNPRTGKDLILSATLMRWHGKNSVLLRVSEHADRYFDSLTGLPNMEYSRVCGENFADKIRNAGGEPAIIFFDIVGMKLYNSANGFNMGNEFLINFAASLKKQFPKNLIWRFSNDHFAVIADVRNVEDKLNEIRRNVKGFISKISMDLYVGICKIDEFDAILDTSEKAKLACHEQKKNGDTFIRYYDDDLRKALLLQNYVVNHIDEAIAKGYIKVYYQPVVRTITETFCGMEALARWIDPQYGFLNPAVFIGALEESRQIHKLDSHIVELVCKEMREELDQGHPVVPVSFNLSRLDFIGCDIFDVVEKALQKYNIEREYIRVEITESIMASDSYVQSEIQRFRLVGYEVWMDDFGSGYSSLNTLKDYKFDELKIDMAFLSNFNDASRTIIRSTVRMAKNLGLKTLAEGVETKEQMDFLKGIGCEKVQGYYYGKPQPLKDTMEHMKSIGMLIEDSDIRVVYSKLGRLDYLVDSPKGILEYKNGLFKFLFVNKQLEEQVLSIGFANIEDVENSINDPKDPAYYTLHEAEKAAYKAPKEMTYAAHGTYVFLSGSLIADINGSHIYDMSLRNTHVSAFDSSVVDSKASLPTETKTILLADVNPQNRAFLESVLRKDYNLLLAEDGEQVLNILLEYGNRISLVLIDADLPKIDGFKIIQKFQCDRRDLQIPFIIMTDNMELAKESIRLGAYQFIHTPIKDQGLIKAKIDGSIKNAEFLHQVALNYMEYVPGGIIVFDASNADILYVNARVLDIFECDSVDEFREFIGVDFKNTILPEDYAKTDRELKEQVRSGSTATKQVTYRAKTAKGRVKRIYHVGKVFKDTPYGSVFSAFISEDDMAMKSYFTRRDAFNEFMASGEATHTKSYEPGYKGFLFWNLTKNSPVIRMDGISYIPKELEGKYTYETHYSFLSTLMLKDNTLKASDYTREKLILDFMNKCIVPPLDVTYDIDNILFTIRSSFDMIMDPDSGDIILKLQNENVETSKKVEK; encoded by the coding sequence TTGGAAAAATCTGAGATCCCTATAGCTGTCTATCAATTTGTTGATGGATACATTAAAACGGTTTTAGTCTCAGAAGGTCTTGTTCGCTGGCTTCCTCCAGGTTGCACTCGTGAAAATCTGATTTCTTTACTTGATACGGACATGTACAGGGATGTCCATCGTGAAGATGTCGTGCTTGTTGCGACTAAGGCAAAAGAGTTTGCAAAAGCGAAAAATTGCCATTACGATGTTGTTTATCGTCAAAAATTGTATGGTAAAGAAGAATTCCGCACGCTCCATGCGGTAGGGTACCACGATCAATTCGACGATGGAAATGATTATGTAGTCGTTGTTTACGATGACGTGACTGCAGCGCTAGAATCAAACCGCGGAAATCGATTAATTTTTGATGATAGCCTTGTTGAATATCTGAATACAGATAAAGTTAATCCCTATGTTATTCTCGATGCCAAGACTCACGAAATTTACATGGTCAGCGCATCCGTGGAACGAATTTTGAAACCGGTAAAGGCTTTTGATTCCGGGATTTTGTTTGAAGAGTATTTCTTCAATGCCGGCGAGTCGAGCCTGATTACCGTGGATGATATTCTCGAAAAGGGCGAAGCTATTGTTCAAAATCCCCGCACGGGCAAAGACTTGATTTTAAGCGCAACTTTGATGCGCTGGCACGGTAAGAATTCCGTTTTATTGCGAGTCAGTGAACATGCCGACCGCTATTTCGATTCTCTGACAGGCCTTCCGAATATGGAATATAGCCGCGTGTGCGGTGAAAACTTTGCAGATAAAATCAGGAATGCTGGCGGTGAGCCTGCCATTATCTTTTTTGATATTGTCGGGATGAAACTGTACAATAGCGCAAACGGTTTCAATATGGGAAACGAGTTCCTGATCAATTTTGCGGCGTCTCTTAAAAAACAGTTCCCGAAAAATTTGATTTGGCGTTTTTCCAATGATCATTTTGCAGTCATTGCAGATGTCCGTAATGTAGAAGATAAACTCAATGAAATCCGTAGAAATGTTAAGGGGTTTATCTCGAAAATATCGATGGACCTTTATGTAGGTATTTGCAAGATTGACGAATTTGATGCAATCCTCGATACAAGTGAAAAGGCTAAACTCGCTTGCCATGAACAAAAGAAAAATGGCGACACCTTTATCCGCTATTACGATGATGATTTGCGCAAAGCTCTTTTGCTCCAGAACTACGTTGTAAATCATATTGACGAAGCTATTGCGAAGGGGTATATCAAGGTTTACTACCAACCGGTTGTCCGTACAATTACGGAAACGTTTTGTGGCATGGAAGCGCTTGCCCGTTGGATAGACCCGCAATATGGTTTTTTGAATCCGGCCGTATTTATCGGAGCTCTCGAAGAATCTCGCCAAATCCATAAACTCGATAGCCATATTGTAGAGCTTGTGTGTAAGGAAATGCGCGAGGAACTTGACCAGGGGCATCCTGTGGTTCCTGTGTCGTTTAACCTTTCGCGTCTGGACTTTATCGGTTGCGATATTTTTGATGTTGTCGAAAAAGCTCTTCAGAAGTATAACATTGAACGCGAGTATATTCGAGTCGAAATTACAGAAAGTATCATGGCTTCGGATTCTTATGTCCAGAGCGAAATTCAAAGATTCCGTCTGGTGGGTTACGAAGTTTGGATGGACGATTTCGGAAGTGGTTATTCATCGTTAAATACCCTCAAGGATTACAAGTTCGATGAACTCAAGATTGACATGGCGTTTCTCTCGAATTTTAACGATGCTTCCCGTACGATAATCCGTTCGACCGTCCGCATGGCGAAAAATCTTGGGTTAAAGACTTTGGCCGAAGGTGTAGAAACTAAGGAACAAATGGATTTCTTGAAGGGCATTGGTTGCGAAAAGGTTCAGGGTTACTATTACGGAAAACCGCAACCTTTGAAAGATACCATGGAGCACATGAAATCCATCGGGATGCTTATCGAGGACAGTGATATACGTGTTGTTTATTCGAAATTGGGGCGCCTTGATTACCTGGTGGATTCTCCTAAGGGTATTCTGGAATATAAAAATGGTTTGTTTAAGTTCCTCTTTGTAAATAAGCAACTTGAAGAACAAGTTCTGAGTATTGGTTTTGCCAATATCGAAGATGTTGAAAATTCAATCAACGATCCTAAAGATCCTGCTTATTACACGCTTCATGAGGCGGAAAAGGCTGCTTATAAAGCACCAAAAGAAATGACGTACGCCGCTCATGGCACGTATGTCTTTTTGAGCGGAAGCCTGATTGCCGATATTAATGGTAGTCATATTTATGACATGTCTTTGCGCAATACACATGTCAGTGCTTTTGATAGCTCTGTAGTAGATTCGAAGGCTTCTCTCCCGACTGAGACAAAGACGATATTGCTTGCCGATGTCAATCCGCAAAATAGGGCGTTCCTCGAAAGCGTATTGAGAAAAGATTATAACTTGCTGCTTGCCGAAGATGGCGAACAGGTTCTGAACATTTTGCTTGAATATGGTAACCGCATATCGCTTGTATTGATTGATGCAGACCTCCCTAAAATTGACGGGTTCAAGATTATTCAAAAATTCCAATGTGATCGGCGCGATCTCCAGATTCCTTTTATCATCATGACGGATAATATGGAACTCGCAAAGGAAAGTATCCGCTTGGGTGCCTACCAGTTTATCCACACGCCTATCAAAGACCAGGGATTGATTAAGGCCAAAATTGATGGTTCAATCAAGAATGCAGAATTTCTCCATCAGGTGGCGCTGAATTACATGGAATATGTCCCTGGTGGCATCATTGTTTTTGATGCATCAAATGCGGATATTCTTTATGTGAATGCCCGCGTACTTGATATTTTTGAGTGCGATAGCGTCGATGAATTTCGCGAGTTTATCGGTGTCGATTTTAAAAATACGATTCTTCCCGAAGATTATGCAAAGACGGATAGGGAACTCAAAGAGCAGGTGCGCAGCGGCAGCACTGCAACAAAGCAGGTGACTTATCGTGCCAAAACGGCTAAAGGCCGAGTCAAGCGCATTTACCATGTTGGAAAAGTCTTTAAAGATACGCCGTATGGAAGCGTCTTCTCCGCATTCATTTCGGAAGATGACATGGCGATGAAGAGCTATTTTACCCGCAGGGATGCTTTTAACGAATTTATGGCTTCTGGTGAAGCGACACATACAAAATCGTATGAACCAGGCTATAAGGGATTCTTGTTCTGGAACTTGACGAAAAATTCACCGGTAATCCGGATGGACGGAATTTCGTATATCCCCAAGGAATTAGAGGGTAAATATACTTATGAGACCCATTATAGTTTCTTGAGTACTCTTATGCTGAAAGATAACACTCTCAAAGCATCGGACTACACTCGTGAAAAGTTGATTCTGGATTTCATGAATAAGTGTATTGTCCCGCCGTTGGATGTGACTTATGATATAGACAATATCCTGTTTACCATACGGTCAAGTTTTGATATGATAATGGACCCGGATTCTGGAGATATCATATTGAAACTTCAAAACGAAAATGTTGAGACGAGTAAAAAAGTAGAAAAATAA
- a CDS encoding SDR family oxidoreductase, translating to MIDVKGKWCLITGGCRGVGRLIAIEMAKLGANLILQGRDKSHAEKVIAELAPYGVQVKAVGCNLENEAEIDAALAEIDALGVQIDFVFNNAGLMSHYFSDYTTNTMDDFRQAMAVNFFAPIKIAYHFLPGMIKRGFGRMQLTTSGIANEPELAGYACAKAALTKFVKDFACKLNGTDVMMNVMDPGWLRTDLGGPNAPNAPETVIPGALVSVLLDDKKSGRWFSAQEFTGLAIADAVEAGRKVSA from the coding sequence ATGATTGACGTGAAAGGGAAATGGTGTCTTATTACGGGTGGTTGCCGCGGTGTCGGTCGCCTTATTGCCATAGAAATGGCAAAACTCGGTGCAAATCTCATTTTGCAGGGGCGCGATAAAAGCCATGCCGAAAAGGTAATTGCGGAACTTGCTCCGTATGGAGTCCAGGTGAAGGCTGTGGGTTGCAATCTCGAAAATGAAGCCGAAATTGATGCAGCTCTTGCAGAAATTGATGCCCTGGGCGTGCAAATCGATTTTGTTTTTAACAATGCTGGCCTTATGAGCCACTATTTTTCGGACTACACGACCAATACGATGGACGACTTCCGTCAGGCTATGGCGGTAAATTTCTTTGCTCCGATTAAAATCGCCTACCATTTTTTGCCGGGAATGATCAAGCGCGGCTTTGGTCGCATGCAGCTCACTACGAGCGGTATCGCCAACGAGCCTGAACTTGCCGGTTATGCTTGCGCGAAGGCCGCCCTCACCAAGTTCGTGAAGGATTTCGCCTGCAAACTCAATGGAACCGACGTGATGATGAACGTGATGGATCCGGGGTGGCTCCGTACGGATCTCGGTGGCCCGAATGCGCCGAATGCACCGGAAACAGTTATCCCGGGAGCCCTTGTGAGCGTCCTTCTCGATGACAAAAAGAGTGGTCGGTGGTTTAGTGCTCAAGAATTTACGGGGCTTGCCATTGCCGATGCTGTCGAAGCGGGGCGTAAGGTTTCTGCTTAG
- a CDS encoding helix-turn-helix domain-containing protein → MYYETLLLHEAIRLLLISIRQSRQHTQQSLSIESGISRQFISQMECGKRVPSLDTLSQLSIALKTNISSLMVELDRIYQHLFRQRQAKQIEKIEEFSAQSAAEPRNLGLQYIRNAKGFHQP, encoded by the coding sequence ATGTACTACGAGACACTCCTACTACATGAAGCAATAAGGCTCCTTCTAATTTCGATCAGGCAATCGCGGCAACATACACAGCAGTCGCTATCCATCGAATCCGGGATATCCAGACAATTCATATCCCAAATGGAATGCGGGAAACGAGTACCTTCTCTCGACACCCTATCCCAGCTATCCATAGCCCTGAAAACAAACATCAGTTCACTCATGGTGGAGCTAGACCGCATTTACCAGCACCTATTCCGGCAAAGACAGGCCAAACAAATCGAGAAAATTGAGGAATTTTCTGCACAGAGCGCCGCTGAGCCCCGCAACCTAGGCCTACAATACATTCGCAACGCCAAAGGATTCCATCAGCCCTAG
- the rlmN gene encoding 23S rRNA (adenine(2503)-C(2))-methyltransferase RlmN, with product MEWPRNIKTLTTDELKAWLRDVDEKPYRADQIQKWLFCQQVRSYDDMGNISPTLREKMAKQFTLCGLKEDQRSVSVDGTVKWLFQTEDGHHIETVMIPANGRYSVCVSTQVGCAMNCAFCRTAKMGFTRNLEAGEILEEIINVNWYLKDNGFMNEEGGVAQVTNIIFMGMGEPLNNLENVHRVCCTLHNQKLFNMGAKRMTVSTSGVVPKIKELVDRNTPCCLAVSLNSTNNEYRSSVMPVNKTWPIEKLLEAVDEYIRRTDNYVTFEFVLIQNITCTPKAAKELIRICAPRRVKVNAIVLNDGDDPTLHAPTPEEVEDFLAAVRAAEIQITIRNPRGRDILAACGQLAYKKEGKEC from the coding sequence ATGGAATGGCCGCGCAATATAAAAACTTTGACAACCGACGAGCTCAAAGCTTGGCTTCGGGATGTAGACGAAAAGCCCTATCGCGCTGATCAAATTCAAAAATGGCTATTCTGCCAGCAGGTGCGTTCTTACGACGACATGGGGAATATCTCCCCCACCCTCCGCGAAAAAATGGCAAAACAGTTCACGCTTTGCGGTCTCAAGGAAGACCAGCGTTCTGTTTCTGTCGATGGAACGGTAAAATGGCTGTTCCAGACCGAGGACGGTCACCACATCGAGACCGTGATGATTCCAGCAAATGGTCGCTATTCCGTTTGCGTATCGACTCAGGTTGGCTGCGCCATGAACTGCGCATTCTGCCGTACCGCCAAGATGGGATTCACCCGTAACCTCGAAGCAGGCGAAATCCTCGAAGAAATCATCAATGTGAACTGGTACCTGAAGGACAACGGCTTCATGAACGAAGAAGGCGGAGTCGCACAGGTGACAAATATCATTTTCATGGGCATGGGCGAACCGCTCAACAACCTTGAAAACGTTCACCGCGTCTGCTGCACCCTGCACAATCAGAAACTTTTCAACATGGGCGCAAAGCGCATGACCGTGAGCACTTCGGGAGTTGTCCCGAAAATCAAGGAGCTCGTGGACCGCAATACGCCCTGCTGCCTCGCCGTAAGCCTCAACAGCACGAACAACGAATACCGTTCGTCCGTGATGCCGGTGAACAAGACGTGGCCTATCGAAAAACTTTTGGAAGCGGTAGATGAATACATCCGCCGCACCGATAACTACGTGACGTTCGAGTTCGTGCTCATCCAAAACATCACCTGCACTCCCAAGGCCGCCAAGGAACTCATCCGTATTTGCGCCCCTCGCCGAGTGAAAGTGAATGCAATCGTGCTGAACGATGGCGATGACCCGACACTCCACGCCCCCACCCCCGAAGAGGTGGAAGACTTTCTCGCCGCTGTGCGAGCTGCTGAAATTCAAATCACGATCCGCAATCCGCGCGGTAGGGATATCCTTGCCGCATGTGGACAATTAGCGTACAAAAAGGAAGGTAAAGAATGTTAA
- a CDS encoding methyltransferase, giving the protein MLTQNLPEFWDNLYAEGKDYWNFKKATPALLEFFKHPSCPAEGSVLIPGAGFGYDAEAWALRGHDVLAVDFAPTAVDELDHLSRKHKNLRSLDLDLFTLSPKDAKRGGQLFDIIYDYGTFSAIHPGRRDEFFEVCYKMMKDDGIFICLMYPLMNGKTMQGPPHCMSEGELMARLDGVFDIVERVKPTNSIPGREGKEEFWLMKKCL; this is encoded by the coding sequence ATGTTAACGCAAAACCTCCCGGAATTCTGGGACAATCTTTATGCCGAAGGCAAGGACTACTGGAATTTCAAGAAGGCGACCCCGGCCCTGCTCGAATTTTTCAAGCACCCCTCCTGCCCTGCAGAGGGTTCCGTGCTGATTCCCGGTGCCGGATTCGGATACGATGCCGAGGCTTGGGCTTTGCGTGGACATGATGTTTTGGCTGTAGATTTTGCACCGACCGCTGTCGATGAACTGGACCATCTGAGCCGCAAACACAAGAATCTGCGCTCGCTCGACCTTGACTTGTTCACGCTTTCACCGAAGGACGCCAAGCGTGGCGGCCAGCTGTTCGACATCATTTACGATTACGGCACATTCTCGGCAATCCATCCGGGCCGCCGCGATGAATTCTTCGAAGTCTGCTACAAGATGATGAAGGATGACGGCATATTCATTTGCCTCATGTACCCGCTCATGAACGGCAAGACCATGCAGGGCCCTCCGCACTGCATGAGCGAAGGCGAACTCATGGCTCGTCTGGACGGCGTGTTCGACATTGTTGAACGCGTGAAGCCGACGAACAGCATTCCGGGCCGCGAAGGCAAGGAAGAATTCTGGCTCATGAAGAAGTGTCTGTAA
- a CDS encoding YchJ family protein: MANDLCPCGSGKAYCDCCEPIIKKTALAPSPEALMRSRYTAYAKHEIAWLKDSLEATQRDDFDEPSVEAWSRQSEWLGIEIKQTKTEEEKNIGWVEFVARFKQGNITRNHHELGEFHKVGGAWFFYDGRAVKQETIRHEGPVVGRNDPCPCGSGKKYKKCCGADK, translated from the coding sequence ATGGCAAACGATTTATGTCCCTGCGGTTCTGGCAAAGCATACTGCGACTGCTGCGAACCAATCATTAAGAAGACAGCTCTCGCCCCGTCCCCCGAAGCATTGATGCGCTCTCGCTATACCGCTTACGCAAAGCACGAAATCGCATGGCTCAAGGACTCCCTCGAAGCAACGCAGCGCGACGACTTTGACGAACCGAGCGTAGAAGCTTGGAGCCGTCAGTCCGAATGGCTCGGCATCGAAATCAAGCAGACCAAGACCGAAGAAGAAAAGAACATCGGCTGGGTCGAATTTGTCGCTCGCTTCAAGCAGGGCAACATCACCCGCAACCACCACGAACTTGGCGAATTCCACAAGGTCGGCGGTGCATGGTTCTTCTATGACGGTCGTGCCGTGAAGCAGGAAACCATCCGTCACGAAGGTCCGGTTGTTGGCCGTAACGACCCGTGCCCGTGCGGTTCTGGCAAGAAATACAAGAAGTGCTGCGGCGCGGATAAGTAG
- the argC gene encoding N-acetyl-gamma-glutamyl-phosphate reductase: MFKIFVDGEAGTTGLQIYERLAKRNDLEILKINPELRKDVNERQKMINASDVTFLCLPDAASMESAALCTNPDTRIIDASTAHRVNPAWTYGMPELSTAQREAISKSKRIANPGCHASGFILGVHPLIASGILPKSANLAAYSITGYSGGGKKLIAEYEAEENLSHKAGESKAIMAPAPYALALAHKHLPEMKKYCELENVPFFNPVLGPYYKGMAVTVAIFPNMLTKKVGPQDLTEILAKHYEGSKFVKVLPYEAAPVLFNGRLDPTVCNDTNNARIQVFGNENMMQVTTIIDNLGKGASGAAIQNMNIALGLDETIGLV, from the coding sequence ATGTTCAAGATATTTGTAGATGGCGAAGCAGGAACAACCGGCCTGCAAATTTACGAACGCTTAGCCAAGCGTAACGATCTCGAAATTCTCAAGATCAATCCGGAACTCCGCAAGGACGTGAACGAACGCCAGAAGATGATCAACGCTTCTGACGTGACCTTCCTCTGCCTCCCGGATGCCGCCTCCATGGAAAGCGCCGCCCTCTGCACGAATCCGGACACACGCATCATCGACGCCTCCACGGCTCACCGCGTGAACCCGGCTTGGACATACGGTATGCCGGAACTTTCGACCGCCCAGCGCGAAGCGATTTCCAAGAGCAAGCGCATTGCAAACCCCGGTTGCCATGCCTCGGGCTTTATCCTCGGTGTGCACCCGCTCATTGCATCGGGAATCCTCCCGAAGAGCGCAAACCTCGCCGCTTACAGCATCACCGGTTACTCCGGTGGTGGCAAGAAGCTCATTGCCGAATACGAAGCCGAAGAAAACTTAAGCCACAAGGCCGGTGAATCCAAGGCAATCATGGCTCCCGCCCCGTACGCGCTTGCGCTCGCCCACAAGCACCTCCCTGAAATGAAGAAGTACTGCGAACTTGAAAATGTTCCGTTCTTCAACCCGGTGCTTGGCCCATACTACAAGGGTATGGCCGTGACGGTCGCTATCTTCCCGAACATGCTCACGAAGAAGGTCGGTCCGCAGGACTTGACCGAAATCCTCGCCAAGCATTACGAAGGTTCGAAGTTCGTGAAGGTCTTGCCGTACGAAGCAGCTCCGGTGCTGTTCAACGGCCGCTTGGACCCGACTGTCTGTAACGATACGAACAACGCCCGCATCCAGGTATTCGGCAACGAGAACATGATGCAGGTGACAACGATTATCGACAACCTCGGCAAGGGTGCTAGCGGCGCTGCTATTCAAAACATGAATATCGCGCTCGGCCTCGATGAAACGATTGGTTTGGTCTAA